A genomic segment from Piliocolobus tephrosceles isolate RC106 chromosome X, ASM277652v3, whole genome shotgun sequence encodes:
- the SHISA2 gene encoding protein shisa-2 homolog: protein MWGGRRSSVASRNAASLLQLLLAALLAAGARASGEYCHGWLDAQGVWRIGFQCPERFDGGDATICCGSCALRYCCSSAEARLDQGGCDNDRQQGAGEPGRADKDGPDGSAVPIYVPFLIVGSVFVAFIILGSLVAACCCRCLRPKQDPQQSRAPGGNRLMETIPMIPSASTSRGSSSRQSSTAASSSSSANSGARAPPTRSQTNCCLPEGTMNNVYVNMPTNFSVLNCQQATQIVPHQGQYLHPPYVGYTVQHDSVPMTAVPPFMDGLQPGYRQIQSPFPHTNSEQKMYPAVTV, encoded by the exons ATGTGGGGCGGTCGCCGCTCATCCGTCGCCTCCCGGAACGCCGCTTCGctcctgcagctgctgctggcCGCGCTGTTGGCGGCGGGGGCGAGGGCCAGCGGCGAGTACTGCCACGGCTGGCTGGATGCGCAGGGCGTCTGGCGCATCGGCTTCCAGTGTCCCGAGCGCTTCGACGGCGGCGACGCCACCATCTGCTGCGGCAGCTGCGCGTTGCGCTACTGCTGCTCCAGCGCCGAGGCGCGCCTGGACCAGGGCGGCTGCGACAACGACCGCCAGCAGGGCGCGGGCGAGCCTGGCAGGGCGGACAAAGACGGCCCCGACGGCTCGGCAG TGCCCATCTACGTGCCGTTCCTCATCGTTGGCTCCGTGTTTGTCGCCTTTATCATCTTGGGGTCCTTGGTGGCAGCCTGTTGCTGCAGATGTCTCCGGCCTAAGCAGGATCCCCAACAGAGCCGAGCCCCAGGGGGTAACCGCTTGATGGAGACCATCCCCATGATCCCCAGTGCCAGCACCTCCCGGGGGTCGTCCTCACGCCAGTCCAGCACAGCTGCCAGTTCCAGCTCCAGCGCCAACTCGGGGGCCCGGGCGCCCCCAACAAGGTCACAGACCAACTGTTGCTTGCCGGAAGGGACCATGAACAATGTGTATGTCAACATGCCCACGAATTTCTCTGTGCTGAACTGTCAGCAGGCCACCCAGATTGTGCCACATCAAGGGCAGTATCTGCATCCCCCATACGTGGGGTACACGGTGCAGCATGACTCTGTGCCCATGACTGCTGTGCCACCTTTCATGGACGGCCTGCAGCCTGGCTACAGGCAGATTCAGTCCCCCTTCCCTCACACCAACAGTGAACAGAAGATGTACCCAGCGGTGACTGTATAA